The genome window GCTGCTCCCGATACGATCATTGTGATGAAGGAAGGGCTTGAGTCCATTGGAGGCTTGGACGGCCTCCATAAGCTCCCTGGTTTTGATCAGACTCCAGCCGGGGCCCATAACAGCGTGCTGACTGTCCCCGACTCTCACCTGTTATCGTTCGGCCCCGACGCGGGCAACGTGATCACGGCAATGGCTCAGGCCCTGTATGGCGACTCGAAGTCGCCATCGTCAGCTGCGCCGTCCTCAAACGCTACGCCTGAAGCCCTGGAGCGTCGGTCATGATGAAACGCTCACGCACACAGTCGTTCCATCAAACGCGAGTTGTAGCGACGGTGATTTTCTTCCCGACGATCATCGCTCTCCTCGCCATCAGCCTGGTGTGGTCAGCCACCGCCGGACAAGTGGAGACGACCCCCACTCAAGTGTTGGGATCGTTGCTCCACTCCATGAGAGTATCCTGGTTAGACGGCCCCGATCACGCTAATGCCGAAGCCGCCTTATGGTACGTCCGCTTCCCGCGAATCGTCGTGGGAGCCATCGTAGGCGCAGGCCTAGGAGTATCAGGCGTTCTTCTGCAAGGCGTGTTTTCAAACCCACTGGCTGAGCCGGGCATCATCGGTGTGTCCTCTGGGGCAGCCGTCGGGGCCTCCGCAGCCATCGCTCTGGGGGCATCGACAACCTCCGCTCATCAGGGGCTCGGCCCGTGGATGGTCACGCTCGCGGCTTTCATTGCGGGCCTGTGTACCACCGCGTTCATATATTTCGCGTCCCGACGAAACGGCCGAAGCGAAGTTGTCACTCTCATTCTGACAGGTGTCGCCACCAATGCCATGGCCGGCGGTATTATAGCGTTCCTTACCTTCATTGCCGATAACGCAGCTCGCGATCAGATCGTGTTTTGGCAAATGGGGTCTATTGCTGGCTCATCGTGGACAGCAGCAGGGATAATCTGCATCGTCACTATTCCGGTCAGTCTTCTGGCCTGGACTTTGGCTAAACCACTTGATCTTCTCTCCTTGGGTGAGAGTCAGGCTCACCACCTAGGTGTCAATGTTGAGCGTCTTCGCGCCTCAATCGTCGTTATTGTCTCCCTGCTCGTTGCGGTAGGTGTGGCCTTCACCGGCATCATTTCATTTGTGGGACTTGTTGTCCCCCACGCTCTCCGGCTCATCGTCGGGCCCGGCCACCGCATTCTTATACCGGCTTCGGCGTTAGGCGGTGCGCTAACACTAACCATTGCCGACGTCGTCGCCCGGACGGCTATTCGCGGCGCTGACCTCCCTCTAGGGATGCTGACAGCGCTTATTGGTGGTCCCGTGTTCTTCTACCTACTCCGACGTTCTCGTGGCCACTCTGGTGCATGGCGCTAACGTCTGCGACAAAGAACAATCCGTTAGGAAGGTTGTCCATGCTATCTCTTGACTCAGTGTCCTTACGCCGAGGTTCACGCGTCGTTCTTGATGCAGTTAATGTATCGATTGGCCAGGGAGAAGTTGTCGCCATCGTCGGACCGAATGGTGCTGGTAAATCAACTTTATTGGGCGTAGCTGCAGGCGACCTCACTCCTGATTCAGGAACAGTCCGGATAGAAGACCGCAACGTATCGACGACATCTGCGCCTGATTTAGCCCGACTGCGGTCGGTATTGACGCAATCGAACACCGTCGGTTTTTCCTTTACCGCCGGCGAGACCATTGCGATGGGGCGTGCGCCCTGGGCCAAAACCGAGACTGCCGACGAGGCAGCTGAGGCAATGGATACCGCGATCGAAGAGACGGCCGTTCGCGAGTTTCTTTCCCGCGAGTTTCATCATCTCTCTGGTGGTGAGAAAGCTCGAGTATCTTTGGCTCGAGTTCTTACTCAAAACACTCCGTTAATCCTCCTTGATGAACCGACGGCTGCGCTGGATATTCGTCATCAAGAAGATGTGATGAAGATTTGCCGACACCGGGCTAAGAACGGTGCCGCAGTGGGGATCGTTCTTCACGATTTGTCTCTCGCTGCAGCGTGGAGTGACCGAATCATTGTGCTTGACCACGGCCGGGTTGCTGTGTCCGGGAATCCCGATGAGGTATTACAGCCCGAGTTACTGAGCAACATTTACGGCTGTCCGATGCAAGTTTTTCGCGGGCCGGATGACTCCCCAATTGTTGTCCCGCTGAGAAAGACACAATAAGTTTCTCCCCCCCCCAACCATCGCGCACGGTCGTTGTTTGGCACGGCTCCTGAGTGCTGGGAGCCCCTTTGTTGCGACGTGGCTGGCGCTGGCTGTTATAACTGAGCCCCACCTCACGGTACAAACCATGAAATGGGGCTAAGTCACAAGCTCCTGCTATCCATGGGATGATCCCATGGACGGCGGTTTAGCTATTCGTTGTCTGCACTGTCATCATTGGACGACTTCAGCTGCTGGGCTGCGGAATTCCTCCGCTTTTCGATGCCGAATAGCGCAGCAAACACGATGGCTAGTGTGCCAAGAATGCCAATGATAATTCCGTAA of Corynebacterium kroppenstedtii DSM 44385 contains these proteins:
- a CDS encoding FecCD family ABC transporter permease; its protein translation is MMKRSRTQSFHQTRVVATVIFFPTIIALLAISLVWSATAGQVETTPTQVLGSLLHSMRVSWLDGPDHANAEAALWYVRFPRIVVGAIVGAGLGVSGVLLQGVFSNPLAEPGIIGVSSGAAVGASAAIALGASTTSAHQGLGPWMVTLAAFIAGLCTTAFIYFASRRNGRSEVVTLILTGVATNAMAGGIIAFLTFIADNAARDQIVFWQMGSIAGSSWTAAGIICIVTIPVSLLAWTLAKPLDLLSLGESQAHHLGVNVERLRASIVVIVSLLVAVGVAFTGIISFVGLVVPHALRLIVGPGHRILIPASALGGALTLTIADVVARTAIRGADLPLGMLTALIGGPVFFYLLRRSRGHSGAWR
- a CDS encoding heme ABC transporter ATP-binding protein, which encodes MLSLDSVSLRRGSRVVLDAVNVSIGQGEVVAIVGPNGAGKSTLLGVAAGDLTPDSGTVRIEDRNVSTTSAPDLARLRSVLTQSNTVGFSFTAGETIAMGRAPWAKTETADEAAEAMDTAIEETAVREFLSREFHHLSGGEKARVSLARVLTQNTPLILLDEPTAALDIRHQEDVMKICRHRAKNGAAVGIVLHDLSLAAAWSDRIIVLDHGRVAVSGNPDEVLQPELLSNIYGCPMQVFRGPDDSPIVVPLRKTQ